The stretch of DNA CATAAGGACTCAGGTTGACAGTAACGCCAAACAAGGGGGGGATCTCTGAGGGAAACATGGAGGCAACCATCCGTCCTCATGTTCCCTCAAATGGCTGACTTTAGAGAAAGAGCCCAACCTTGTCCCCAAGTCCAGAACCAGGCAGGGGCGTCCAGCGCTGTTTAGAGCCACAACCCCTCTCTCTTCCGCCTCCAACAACGTGCGAATGTCCTGCCTCAGGCGTCAGCCCGTCACCATCCCCATGGACACCGTCAAGATCATCCAGTCGGAGAAGTTCCCCAGAGAGTGCCCTGTGCCCGTCACCCAGCCGCGCTATGCCCCGCCCCCCAGAGTGGCGTGGGACGGTGGAGGTGAGGGTGAGATTATCGTCAACCAGGCCTGCAGCGACCTGAACCTGGACATAACGGGCTCTCCCCGACCTATGGTGTCTTCCCCGGCCCCCATGACGCGCAGGGAGCAGAGCTTCCTGGCGCAGCGCAAAACCAGTGCCAACGAGATCTGCTACCACCAGTTCCACTATAAGATGGAAGACGTCATAGTCAACCAGTACGTGCTGcgctcctcctccacctcctcctccacatcctcctcctcctcgtcggGGCCCGTCATGCCCTGCGAGCCCCTGGACTGCCCTACCTGCGGTCACACCTACAACTTCGCCGGCAAGCGTCCGCGCATCCTCTCCTGCCTACACTCGGTGTGTGAGGAGTGCCTGCAGATCCTCTACGAGTCCTGTCCCAAGTACAAGTTCATCTCCTGCCCCACGTGCCGGCGCGAGACAGTGCTGTTCACTGACTATGGCCTGGCTGCTCTGGCCATCAACACCAGCATCCTGAGCCGCTTGCCCTCGGACCCCAACGGGCCCGTGCAGTGGGGCGGGGACGCAGATCGCAGCTGCTACCAGACTGTGCGCCAATACTGCCAGTCAGCCTGCACCTGCCAGATCGCCAACCCCTTGTCCTCCTGTGGCATCATGTAGACAAGGGGGGACACTGCAGGCGTGACTCGACGCTGCTCCCCCACCACTCTTCTCGTCTATAAGCTCTCCTTTCTCTGCCAGTCCCTCCtttctcacacatacagtaaataaatcCCTCCACAGATGTTATCTCTATATATTTAATAGCACAGACGGATGCTGTGTGGGACTTATGGATGCTGGTGGTtcaataaatagtaaataaatgtattttatgtatggACTGGAATCCTATTCACCCTCTCTCGTTTGGTTGGACGTGTTTGTCATTGACATCTCTTTACATGGGAATGCCAGGGGAGGTCTATCCCCCCAACCTAGGtgaataaagattaaataaatgataaaagtaCCTCTGTGTGGCCTGCACTTGTTATATGTTAATTTACAGTGATTATGGCTGCAGAATCCGTTTGGACTAGTATGAGCCTGAGTTCCTTAATTATTTTACCTTAAAATATCAATTGTAAGGGGAAAGTTAATggattaaataattaattaaaatatattgaggtattgtttaatagtttttcagCACAATTTAAGGGTGGTTTTAAAGATTTGGGTTTTTAAAACCTCTTAAAACCTACCAATTACCATGAGGCCAAACCTTAATGTACTTTTTTCTATTCCAGTTAAGATGTAAATTCAATGGCTTCAAAGGTgcagtttgtagaatttagtggcatctagtggaacagacatGGCCGAagtggaatataatatttatatgttttaatcagtgtataatcaactgaaaataagaatcattgtgttttcattaccttagaatgagccccacagaggccaccatgttgcatcgccatgtttctacagtagcccagaatggacaaaccaaccAACTTGCTCTAGACAGGGcctttaacatttttcatgagtttcgtggccaccataggttctcctacatcCTTGGAAGGGGGAGGGATATTCAGTTGattgtaatctgcaacctcaccactagatgccactaaatcctacacactgttcCTTTAATGCTTCAAACACCGAGGGTTACTTTCATTTAGGCAGGGTCAATCAACTGAAAATTTTTATAAACAATCAACAGTTTAGGTTATTTATCAAGCAACATTCATTCCAGTTTCTAAAATGTGTAACTGCTTTTGTATgattataaattgaatatcttttggatttTGTATTGTTggttaaacaaaacaagcaacttgAAGACTTTCCACACTCAGCTCTGGAAACTTGTAATGGGCATTTTTTTTGCTATATTTcgacattttattttatttgacttgtaATACTGTAGAGTTCATACCAGTATTCTTTACAAACTTGCAGCTTTGACCaggaaaaaatacagatacCAGTTTGAAGTTTTCTAATCAAGCTTTGCACTGCTATTAATTACAAATTACAGAGAAACTATATGTTTATTTCATTCCCTGTCAGAGTATTTTAGAAAGTAACATATTTTATCAGTATAAATAAAAGATTGCAAATGTACAGctgacaataaataaacatggcAGATTTGATACATCACACAGGCTGAATAGGAAGTCAGCATGAAAGCAGTGAGAGTGCTTCGCCTATTTAAAAGAGAGTTTTCTCCTCTTCAGAACTGAAACCAAAATGTCCAAACATCACAAGAAATACAGTGTGGTCCATTCATGCAGGCAGAGTTTTCCTTCGTCTCCTGAACAGCTTGCTCAACCGTCGCCGGGTGGAGTTTTTCTCAGATGACTGCATCTGTTGgctgtataaataataaaatcatcaaaCAGAGTTGAGGCAAGCCATTGTAGAAAACAGGAAGCAGTATGGAGGCCGAGTTTCATGAAAAAAGGACAGAATGTTCAAGGGGAACGGATGCACAGACTAAAAATGAACTCCCACCAAAACCCCTGCATCTACTGAGAATTACTGTAACTCTAGACCACTGCATCAGTGTGACTGGCTGCCATGTCGGAGCTACACACACGTTTCCTCAGAGCATCATGCATCATATGAGATTAATAATACTGCTCCCCTAGAGGttacatttataaatacaatatcTCACCTCTTTGTATCTTTCAAACCAGAATCATCTCTTCTCAAAGACCCAATTTTTAACCTCCAGTTCTTGTTCGTTTTATTCGTCTCTCCCTTTTTACACTCCTGAAAGAAACATTGAAACATTTGTGGACCAAAATGACGAATATTCCTTGGCTGGTATTTTGATTGTGTTTATTTGGTACAATATGTGTTATATTTGAATGTATTCTACCTGCTTTTCACCgtcttcctctgtctttttcAGCAGGTCATCTGTACTCAGGTGCTGCCCTTTGCAGTCTGCTTTCAATTTCCCTGcaccaagcacacacacaataatataGCTAAACACAAGAACATCCTGCCAATCCATGcccatataaaataaaataaatatacaaaaacataagCTGAGAATGGAAAGACGGGTGGAAGATGACTCACTTGAATGCAGTGTTTCAATAGACGTGTATGAAGCTGATCTCTGACGAAAATTTCTGTAAGGATAATCTTTCTGTTGATGGGGTTCACAGGAAACTTGCTCGTCACCTTCATTCTCAAGACTTTGACAGGAGGAGATGTTTTCTTCGAGGGCTTTAGAGACACCCTGACAGGTGTCAGGAGCCTTAAAGAGAGTCAAGTGATGAGAATGACATTGTTTTTATAGCTTAATTCATATGAACCCTGGGGCTGCAAGACGACACTTGTCATCACCAGCTTGACAGGGCCGTGTCATAAAAATCAGCACATTGTGGAATCTGTGTCAACCTCTAAATTGTCTTGCAAAGATGTGATGCTTGAATGTCTTGGCTCACCTGTGTGTCTTGATGTTCCTGCAGGGCATCCATCTCCATCTGTAAAGCACGGTTGTGCATCTGTTGCCTGGCAATTTCCTCCAACATTTGGCATACCTGCTCCAAGTAGTTGAGCCCAGGACTCAATGCTGTCCTCGCCTCCTCACCAAGGTCCTGGATGGATCATTAAGCAAGAAAAGTGCTACCATGAAGggtacaaataaaaatacaatggTTATATGTTTACTCAACTTGAAAGTCCATGTTTGTCTTCACTGCTGCTTTGCATTTCTCTCAAATGTTTGAGAAATGCAAAAATTACTGTGATATTATTAACAGCAGTGCAACATGGGTCTCCGTAGTTGACAAATTTGGTCAGtaggtcagtccaccactttggtctagactgaaTTCAGCTCGAATTTTCATTGCAAGCATGTTCGCATGCTGATGTTatcatttagctcaaagcattgTTGTGCCCAAGTGACAGACgaatttttaatgagaaatGGAAAATACCCATCACATTCTCCCAGAAGCAGCAAGGAAGCTAAGTTTCATCAAAAAAGGACAAGGTGCCGCCCTCAAATCAGCAATCAATACTCCAAAGATGttcaattaataataatgaaaaacaaagaaaagtagcaaatttgagaagctgaaaccagcaaatgtcaattgattttatgttgattattggtatttgtaataaaaaaaagatatggaCTAGAGGctgtattattttttctcatATTACTCTCTGAAATTATTAAGTTGTTACAATGAAATCCTCAAGCTGTTTAGTCAGAATATCCACATCAGTCTGACTGACAGTGCATGCTTGCACACATCACATGAGTTTTGAACAGAATAAGGAATGTATAATAGATATAATGacattatatactgtaattgGGTAATGCCTACTTGGCATTATATGCTTCTCAGAAATGTATTCCTCAAAGCCTCAGAACTCTGGCTCTTACACAAGAAaagctacagtacagtattcTCACATACCCGAGGACTAAAACAACATTGAGAACATAATTAGATACAAGTTGAACAATTAATCCAGTTCTTTCAACACCTCTGTGGTCAGCATGACCTGACTTTCACACTAAACACAGTTAGTTATGACAAATATGAAACAGGTCACCGGTGTTGTttgaaatcacatttcaaaTCGAGACTAATTGTTTTCCGCTATCTACTTAATGACATGTCTGTCATATTTCTCTAAAACACTGCAGACTGCTCAGCTTCCCCCACATGTCTCCGTCCATTCCTGTCATGCACGTGAGCGTAAAGTCACCTGGGCAGACTGGTTTACGATCCCTTGCACCGCAGACGGACCCATAACAGGTCGTCGCCATAAAAGAGATTTTGTGTGAGTAATGACATGCCTGTCCTACTTTCAATGTGAGAGCAACTCTGTGAGTAAGTGTTGCAACCCATTAATGGTAGTTTCCCTTGTGCGACTTTCTTTCAGGCTTCCCTTTTCCCAGTTACAAGCAAGACTATACATGTTACTGTGAAGCTGATGTAACCCTGAAACTGGTTCCAAATAAGCACATCCGTTTTGTATTTTCACAGACAGAGATCAGACATTGTGTAgaaatctttgtgtttcttcagcaTTTCCCCACAAAAAATGCTGAATTCTTTGAATTTGAACACAGTTTGGTTTGCAACATAAACAGTATCTCACCTCTGATCTTGTCTGAGCTGCCTGCTTGCCACAACTCAAAGACAGCGGCCGTCTGTGAATTTCTGACATCTGCCTGACTGGCACTGATGGGTTGACTGTCCTCCTTGGGCCTAAactctgtgacctctgacctctcgCCAAGTTTGATGTCTGCCGTTTCGATAGAAAAGATGTTCGAGGCCGTCGCCTGAGCACCTCATCAACTGTAACAGGCTCTGGGTTGTCCTTTAGTCGTTCACAGTCAGCCCTCTGGAGGGTTTGCTCCACTTTTAGGTGCAAGGCTGTAGATCCTTCCTGGGCTCTGCTGGGACAGATGTgcggggaggaagaggaagaaaagggagGCACAGAAGAGGAGAGCAAAGGAGACTGGGATGTTGAAGTCTGAGTAAATGTGTCTATTTCTGCATTATCTGTGGAGATGGAGCAGGATGTAGCAGGAAAAGATGTGTCAGAGCTGGGTGTCTCCACTCCAGAGTCCACCGATTCAGAGCGCAGATTTGTCCCCATGTCAGTTGAAGATGCAGCAGAGTCTTCATCATGATTTCCAAGCCATTCTGGGTCAGAACACAGGTTTCCCTCAGTTACCCAAGCCTCCATAAGGTTCCCGAAGCTCCTGTAGAGATTCATCTCCAAAGGTTTCCCCCTCTGTCTGTCACACGTCTGCGGCTGAATGGCAACTGCAACGGGAAAATGAACAACGGTTAAGACAGCCCACATAGTCATTAGCTGAGGTGAGCTGGTGATTGCTGGAGAATTCAAAACATCCCCCTTGATCCGCCTCTATTCCTTCACCACGCCTCTCCCTGTCATCTGTCCTGTCACAGCACAGAGCTGCATGTCGATACCCGCTCCTTCTTGTCACCAGTACTGGAAAAAGAGTGACTCATCTGCTGtgttatttgaaatgtttgatttgtcctcacacctataaaaaaaaatccaagacaTAGCAAGAACAAGCCTCGACACGGTCACATAAATTTAACCCGGGTTATTCTGTGTAATTACAGATGGCACTCTAACAAACAAACTGTAGATAGTTCTTTTGTAAAACAGAGGTATTGTAAAGGGAGTAACAACATATTAAAGATAAAACAAGTCTTAGAACTGCCCTTGAAATGTTTCCCACAAGTTGAGATGGAAACTAATTTCTGTGACCTACATGCCATAACTCATTTATTCCTGAGAGAGTGTATGAGAAGGGTAACATAATATGGTAAAAATCCTACAgtggatatacagtatgatggtatgtgtgtgaataggGACTGTAAGAAGAAGCTGAAACTCTATACTCTGTTTCGTCACTTGAACAAACCAAGACATATCTGAGACTATAGGAATGTGTAGAATGGACATTCCTGTGGGCTGATATGATCTGCATTCTCCAGGTGAATACTGACAGTCATCAGATCAAACACACGAGTCTATTCACAATCATGGAACCACAAAACTAAAGAAATCATTTTGCAGTCTGCTGCAGTCGCAATGATTATTATCTGTGATTTAACAGTTCCTCCactttaatgatttatttactgacttatattcttgttttttgtcttttttctatacactcatacacatgGCTATACAtccattcacaaacacacatacccACAAACCAGCCaattgaaaattaaagtgaaaacagaaaaaagtaaaaactccACTCCTCATCCCACTCAATCCATGTATATTTGAGGTTTAAAACTTATGTTTCCAGCACACCACTTGTTATTTGTAAGAAACTACGAATAgtatttgttgtttctgttgatCTTTTTCCACATTTCAGGATAGAGAGCTCATGTCCTGTGTATTGTGGAGATTGATCTGATAGGAGTTATATTCTAcaataaaaagaataataattttaaaaagtaggtTAATTCCAGTATTTATAGACTTAATATCTtcaattcattttattaaaaaaataatactttcaatacaaaaaaattaattgaagTAGTGAATATATCTCACCACCAGAAATGTATTTCTGGCAATGGGAGAGGCTTTTGACACAtgtaggggaaaaaaatacattgacaTGATTTTATATGATAACGTACAGTATAACTGTTGACTGAATAACAATGAAGAATAAGTCATTAAAACTTTTCAGGGGGTCGTGGTTGGGGGactcttcatttatttacttttactttttttaatttcataaacATTTCTATTTACAAGCCCACCCATATGTACATAAGTCTGTGTTAACATTCCCCCTCCTTATATTATGCCACAAACTGCAGGGGTCGCTAGGGGTCGTCGTTGAGCATTTCTCAAGAatatctttctatctatctatttttctatctatctatttaaaAAGTCACCCTCTCCATTTTTAACAGTAAtcacatcacaatcacaaataaaaaatacatacataaaatattcaaaacaaaatcttaaaaataacattttttaacagtgagaACCGGTCAAGGAACGTAGCCCTTTTTGATACCACGTCCATGGGTTGTCATGGTAATATTCACGTTTGAATTGGTTGTttccttcattcatttttttatacacctaatttgaaaaaaaaatttaaaaaacacatatatatattattaattatatttttatgcaAATTATAATGCAATGTAAAGGTGGCTCATGCGTCTGTCACATAACAGACCCTAACACATAACAGCAAGACCCTCTGATCACTCTGGGAACCTTTCTGAGGAGGAAACGTCGCTCTTATGTTACTGTTAAATATTAGTAGGAAGCAACTGAATCAACAAAACCTTAAATCCCAGTGGTGATATACTACTGTATTCCTGCGACAATGAATTTATAAACATAAATGTGTGACTGAGTGATAGAACAGTTACTTATGTTCTAATAATCAATATATCTAGCTATTAGACTACAGCACAGACTTAATTCCCACACTGTATTATTAAGTACAGCAATAGGAAACAATAGCATTTTTTCCTTGCAGTAAAAGTTTTCTTGCTCTCGTCACTTTCATGACTCTGAGCTTCGATGcatcagtttgtttgtgtttgactgtCTGTAGCAACCAGCAAACACCGCAGGACGGCGAGCTGCTGGAGCCTTCAGGGGGATAAATATGGAGAAATACGCCCCTAAATTTAGCAAAGTTCTGCTGACACCCGACCCACATTACATACCAGGGTAAGTCCGAGCCTCCTCACACGAGAATCAGTGAGAAATtatgatattttaatatttaagatTTTACAAAGACATACTATATGTAACGTTGATTGCACAGGATTATAATGTaactaatgtactgtatgtgaattgAAATTTTAATAATGTAGCTAATTGCCCttcctttttccctttttttaaaaatttaagtTGTTTCAGAGTTGTGTTTAACCAATGGttgctacttttttttatttcaaggtGTCACCATAAATGGCTGCGTTCtaaagtgtttctgttttgtacaCACAATTAAAAGACCTACAGAATAGTTCACTGCAATAGATTACAGTAGTACTATAATGCTGAGGTGTTTACCCACAAGGGTCCATTTGTCCCCATAAAACAACACTACAAACTCCATAAATCACAATTCCTTCCTCAAATCCTCTTTATTTTCTCTAAAATTGTCTGTTAAATCAAGTCAACtcatatctactgtatatttaaataatttcttaTTGTTTCAAGCTCCAAACCTGCTGAGGCACAAAACCCACgatgactttgttttttacaccagactctgtctctcttgttttcAGGTACGCAGGCTATTGCCCGCAGCTGAAGTACAATGTGGGGAAGTCCTACGGCCAGCTCACAGCCGAACTGCTCACCAATCCTGAGGTGAACCACTCCAACCGCCTGGTCCTCCACACAGGTCACATCCCCTCCACAGAGTGTGACCCTGGTCTGACACTGAGAAGCAACCCTGAAAGTAACATGAGGAAGGTGATACCAGGATTCACAGGTAGGTATCACACACTAACACAGGGGGTCAACAAAGTAACTGAACACCGCatggaaaattatttttattttcacatctaCAAAGtttggtaacattttaattCCCAAGCTGTTGATTACCTAATGTGAAATAACTGAACGCTAAACCACAATATGTGTCAGTTATAACTGAAATCTGTCAATAAGAACTTTGATGTCAGTTTTCACAGCAACACAAGACCAAATAATCAGTGTCCAAACTGTTAAATTATTAAGTAACAGCTGCATAGAAGGACTCAGGGTGAAACTAACTAAACATATACACTATGTA from Thunnus albacares chromosome 18, fThuAlb1.1, whole genome shotgun sequence encodes:
- the rnf208 gene encoding RING finger protein 208; amino-acid sequence: MSCLRRQPVTIPMDTVKIIQSEKFPRECPVPVTQPRYAPPPRVAWDGGGEGEIIVNQACSDLNLDITGSPRPMVSSPAPMTRREQSFLAQRKTSANEICYHQFHYKMEDVIVNQYVLRSSSTSSSTSSSSSSGPVMPCEPLDCPTCGHTYNFAGKRPRILSCLHSVCEECLQILYESCPKYKFISCPTCRRETVLFTDYGLAALAINTSILSRLPSDPNGPVQWGGDADRSCYQTVRQYCQSACTCQIANPLSSCGIM
- the si:dkey-106l3.7 gene encoding uncharacterized protein si:dkey-106l3.7 isoform X2: MNLYRSFGNLMEAWVTEGNLCSDPEWLGNHDEDSAASSTDMGTNLRSESVDSGVETPSSDTSFPATSCSISTDNAEIDTFTQTSTSQSPLLSSSVPPFSSSSSPHICPSRAQEGSTALHLKVEQTLQRADCERLKDNPEPVTVDEVLRRRPRTSFLSKRQTSNLARGQRSQSLGPRRTVNPSVPVRQMSEIHRRPLSLSCGKQAAQTRSEDLGEEARTALSPGLNYLEQVCQMLEEIARQQMHNRALQMEMDALQEHQDTQAPDTCQGVSKALEENISSCQSLENEGDEQVSCEPHQQKDYPYRNFRQRSASYTSIETLHSRKLKADCKGQHLSTDDLLKKTEEDGEKQECKKGETNKTNKNWRLKIGSLRRDDSGLKDTKSQQMQSSEKNSTRRRLSKLFRRRRKTLPA
- the si:dkey-106l3.7 gene encoding uncharacterized protein si:dkey-106l3.7 isoform X1, with product MNLYRSFGNLMEAWVTEGNLCSDPEWLGNHDEDSAASSTDMGTNLRSESVDSGVETPSSDTSFPATSCSISTDNAEIDTFTQTSTSQSPLLSSSVPPFSSSSSPHICPSRAQEGSTALHLKVEQTLQRADCERLKDNPEPVTVDEVLRRRPRTSFLSKRQTSNLARGQRSQSLGPRRTVNPSVPVRQMSEIHRRPLSLSCGKQAAQTRSEDLGEEARTALSPGLNYLEQVCQMLEEIARQQMHNRALQMEMDALQEHQDTQAPDTCQGVSKALEENISSCQSLENEGDEQVSCEPHQQKDYPYRNFRQRSASYTSIETLHSSESSSTRLSILSLCFCIFILFYMGMDWQDVLVFSYIIVCVLGAGKLKADCKGQHLSTDDLLKKTEEDGEKQECKKGETNKTNKNWRLKIGSLRRDDSGLKDTKSQQMQSSEKNSTRRRLSKLFRRRRKTLPA